The following is a genomic window from Halichoerus grypus chromosome 5, mHalGry1.hap1.1, whole genome shotgun sequence.
tttttaaaccctttcTGACTCTTCAATTATTCAGCATATCCACATAGTTACTTTTCTGTTCTACTTAAGATATGTGTGTCTGTGCTAAGTATTTGTGCCCACTCTTTCCTTATGTAGAGATCTACTTAATAATGTCAGTGTTTCTCCCCTTCAGAATGGAATTCATTGAATTCTAGATATGTAAGGTGGTAAATCCTGAAGTATAAGATTGATTAAAGGCATAAGACTTTTCCAGAAGACTACAATTTCCAACTAAtgttttatagattatttttaactTGTCATTAGTCTGTATTCTTATTTCAGTTTGAGAATCAACTATCTGTTAACCTTTCCAGtgcaagaaagcaaaataaatgagaaattttaaaggaaCAGTTTTAAGTTTGTACTCagttaaattcattttttcaagTGTGGGTGGTAAGGCAGGGGTAATGCAAACCAACCATTTAGGACTTTAGAGCATGATGTTTTAAGTAAGATGAGATGAACACTTAGTTGCTAGTCTGATAAAATAGCCTAAGTAATTAGCAgtattgtttgtgtgttttgttttcctaattccAGATCCAGAATGAGATGGCATCAACATTAGAAAAAGTTActcaagaaagaaatgacaagaacCATTCCCAAGGAGGAAGCAATAAGGCATCATATCTGAAGAATgatgcagaatttaaaaaaatatttggtctCACTAAAGATTTGAGAGTGTGCCTTACTCGGATTCCTGATCATTTGGGCTCTGGAGAAGGTTTTGATTCCTTTAGCAGTTTGGTGAAGAGTGATACTTACAAAGAGACTGAGTTGAtagtgaaggaagaaaagaaaaaacaggtaaTAGATTTTTGGTGTCCTTTGTAGTTACTCCAAAGGTTCATGAATgcattttcttgatttgttttttttaatctgtacaTTAATATGAATGATAGTTATcaaatttgcatatattataCCAAATCAGTGTTAAAGAGAACCATATATACAAAGGTAAAAATACATCCCCAGTTAAAGTTGTTGTATTAAGTGTTTCTattcacctgtttatttttttcatcaaaaaattatgagacaatgCCCATAACTTTTTAAACTACTTATCCTACTTTGAAGACCCTATCTAAAATAATCCAacatgatctgatgagcactgggtgttaaacacaactaatgaataactgaacactacatcaaaaactaatgatgtactatatgttggctagttgaacttaataaaaaaattaataaaataaataatccagatGTAGGGAAAATATAAGCATGTAGATGTTCATTACAGTATTACCCTTaatacaaacattttaagaaCTCTACTTGGTCGATAATGATGAAAAACATCCCTACAACTTTGCATATTGTTATTCTACTTAGAAATATATCATTATACTGCTTAATATCCTGAACTTTAGATCAGACACCAGTGAACCTTTCCCAGTGAAAATCTTCCATATGTGTTTACTGTGGGAAAGGAAGCACAAAATTAAGTCAATTCTTTTTCTCAAGTTCTTTACAAATGGCTGTTATATTTTGGTGATAGATCAATACATCTAATACTTAAGCAAGAAAATGTGAATTAAGCAATTTCTTCTCTGTGAATATCATTAGGACATTGCTATTCATTTTAGTACTGTACAGTGCTAAACAATTTTTTGCTGTAGTTCTCAGTATATTTTGTTGAGTTGAATTTAATAAGTATGTTACCTGCAGTATCCTGTTAAATTTGAGAGCACACTGTCTACGTGgcaataatttgtttttcttttggaatcttaCTCAACATAACAACAGGGTtttgataagaaaagaaaagcaaaaaccgTTAAGAAGATGGATcacacaaagaagagaaaaactgagagtgTATATAACACAGCTATAAATGGAGGAACTAATGTCAACAATTCCCAACTCGTCAACACTATTTTACCAACTTCGGATGTATCACGCCATAACATTCTCACAAGCCGCAACAaaaccagagaagaaaagagaactgagGTTGAACGCTATACCCCTGAGAACCAGGAAAAAGGCACATTGAGTTCAAATGCAGCTTTTGAACAAAgtcattcttttaataaaaattatactgaAGATATTTTCCCCATGACACCACCAGAGTTAGAAGAAACCATTCgagatgaaaaaataagaagactTAAGCAGGtgctgagagagaaagaagcagctcTTGAAGAAATGCGTAAGAAgatgcaccaaaaataataaaatgttgctATACTTAAAGACTGCAGTGAAATAGCTGTTTTTTTTCATAAACTTTTGCATTAAGTTAATTATAGATGCATTCTGAAAGTGTCTGAATATGAAACTTGTTTTTCCATCAGTtaatgattaaattttatttaaggacTACAAAAAAGGTTGATTTCACACATGACTCTTGTGAATAATCTACATGGGGTATCTAAATCTTTGTCTAGATACCtttttttggaaggaaaaattttctatttttctattattttaattagaattcCCAAAGTTTGAGTATTTgtgcaaggtttttttttttattgtttgcatCTTTAGCTGAACTGCTCAGGTGTTATTCCAACAGTAGATAATTATTGTATACTACTGAAATTATACAATGCAAGGGAGGAAATCAGCTCTAAACAGCCTTGCCAATGGGCTTATATATGTACTCAGTCTGTATCCATGATACCATTGttgtaaatttttgttatttcatgaaaaaaatgtattatagcagtattatttaaaaattcaaacatttcTCAGAGTGAGGGACACTTGTGGCTTTTACAAAGTAATTTTATATAATCCCAAATGGGTTTTAGAATCCAGGCTATATAATGTATTGGTTGCTTAAAGTGCTAAGTTATTATTCCTAGgtaaatactttttcttcttgatcctcctcctcctcttctttttcttctcatactcCTTCTTTTTTggaatatgtacatatgtaactgtgtgaaaaataaatctgaacaATGGCCACATTTAATACGTTTTAAAATTGTAAAGTATACCTTTTCTTAGTGGAGGCAAACATTTTTCTGTCTAATTATGTTTGATTCAGAAAGTTCGGAAGTTGTGTGGGGGTAGGGATtaatgggaagaaggaaaagtttaccaaaaaaagaaaaaaagacaaatctctGGAAGTAAGGTCACATAAAACCTATACACATTGAGAGGGAGTATAGAGCAAATGCAAACTGATCAACTAAATTCtcgtgccttttatttttttttcttgtaataacagttttattgagataattcacTTACCATAAATTCACCCtttaaaagtgtacaattcagtggtttttattcacagaattgtgcaaccattaaCATGAcctaattttaggacattttcatcacttccCAAAGAAtctcatacccattagcagtcactccccagaccctccaccccccagccctaggcaaccattaATATAGTTTATGTCTCTAGGGACTTGTGGAAATTCAAAgcggggcgcgtgggtggctcagtcattaagcgtctgccttcagctcaggtcatgatcccagggtcctgggatcgagccctgcatcgggctccctgcttggttggaagcctggttctccctctcccactccccctgcttgtgttccctctcttgctatgtctctctctgtcaaataaataaaatctttaaaaaaaaattcataagcaTGGTAGGAATTATTCAGTATGTTTTCTtatgtgattggcttctttcgcttagtttaatgttttcaaggcttatCGGTTctgtagcatgtattagtacttctttttttaaattgctgaataatattccattgtatgaatataccacactTTGTTTCCCATTCATCTgttatggacatttgggttgtttacactTGGCTTCTAGAATATTATGTTGCTATGAATGTTTGGGtataagtttttatgtggacatattaGTGTATTCTTAGGAGtgtaattgttgggtcatatcctaactctgtttaacattttgtGGAACTGCCAAACTATACATAGGTGTTTCTTACCCTCCTCCACCAAAATGGATCTTGTCAAGGACACCAGTGACTTCCATGTTGCTAGATCTAGCAGTTGTCTTAATTTATCTATCAAGGGAAATACAAGTTCATGAATCATTGCCtcctttgaaaaattttaaaacattttattaaagaagCAGTACATGTgcattgtagaaaatttaaaaatacagcaagCTACAGTATTAAAAATTGAAGCTTCATATTCTCATCacactataaaatattgatgttgGGGCTTGGAGATACATAATTACCTCTTTCATTAGGTTTATTtgcaggtatcttatggttttcagtgcagttgtaaatggggttgattccttaatttctctttctattccttcattattggtgtatagaaatgtagcacatttctgtatgttgattttgtattctgtgactttacAGAATTTgtctatcagttctagcagttttctggtggagtctggggttttctatatagagtatgaagttatctgcaaatagtgaaggtttgacttcttccttgacaatttggatgccttttatttcattttgttgtctgattgctgtggctaagacttccagtactatgttaaataactgtggtgagagtggacatccctgtcttgttcctgaccatagaggagaagctcaggttttccccattgaggaggatattagctgtgagttttttgtaaatggcctttattatgttgaggtatgttctctctaaacctactttattgagggcttttatcctttcttttattaatgtggtgtatcacattgatttgtgaatattgaaccacccttgcaaaccaggaataaatcccactttttcACAGAGAATGAttctttgaatgtactgttggattctgtttgctagtattttattgagaatttttacatccatgttcatcaaggatattggcctatactctttttttttttttttttttttgtcatttatttatctggttttggttccagggtaatgctggcctcataaaatgaatttggactttttcctttttttattttttgtaatagtttgagaagaataggtattaactcttctttaaatgtttggtagggaTCTCctttgaagccatctggccctggacttgtatttgttgggagatttttgattattgattcaatttctttgctggttataggtctgttaaagttttctgtttcttcccatttcagttttggtagtttatatgtttctaggaatttatccatttcttccaggttgtccaatttattggcatatagtttttcataatatgctcttataatttttttgtatttctgtcgTGTTGGTTGTTATGTCTCTTCTCTCacttgtggttttatttatttgggtcctttctgtcttctttttgataagtctagctagaggtttatcaattttttttttttttttaaagaaccatctcctggtttcactgatgtgttgtttttgtttttgtggtttttttgttttttctatatcatttatttctgctctattatttccttctgcctttagGCTtcgtttgttgttctttttctagctcctttaggttgGAGATACATAATTAAAGGCTGTTGGTAAATAGATAATTTGAAGTCATAGGTCTGAGTAACATCACTTAACACATCAAATAATATCACTTAAGATGGTATAAACAGAGGGTAAAATTGTGGGCTCATGTCTGAGTACATTTAAAGGTTGGGAAAAGGACAATCATGAATTTTGAGGATTGGAAGAagtgaatattaaatgaattgtatttataaattcttgaatagtgtctgacacacagtgttcattaaataaaataaattcaactaAAATCACCCTGATATATTGCATTCAccttccatttcatttcattttcttacctGTTTGTTTTAGTCTACattctcctttgatttttctgctttataTTAAGGTTTTATTGATAATGAAATGATTAAGCACCTACATTTCTTCTGATATTATATACTATTATGCTGAAATGTGGCTTGAATCCTTTACAGCAAAATCCCCAGTTTGTCTATGCTGATGGTCTCAAACTCTTACTTTCTCATTCTGAAATTCactcaaattagtgttttctcttTACCACTCCACTGAAACTGTTTGTTTCCAACGTTAAAAATTTGCTAAATCTAATGTCAGTTCTTAGTCTCTATCTTACTTGACCTGTCATCATGTTTGCTATCATATTTGCTAAATCTAATGTCAGTTCTTAGTCTCTATCTTACTTGACCTGTCAGTAGCATTTGACAGTTCTTATCAGTCTGTCAGTGAAATGTGTATTTCACTCTGCATCCAAAGCACCATATTCTTGTTTTCCTACTTCCTTATTTAAGGCTGCTCCTTCTGTCTCTTTGGATGATTCCTCACCTTCTCCATGATTTCTTATATGGCTCAGTGcttgtatgtcttttattttacatCTATACTCATGTTGACCTTGTCTAGTTCTTAAGCATCAGTGCTTCTGCATACTATCTTCAGGAACTTTCCTTTGAACTTCAACACTGTATATCCAATCATCTTGACATTACCACTTAGAAATTTGATTAGCATCTCAAAATTAACATGATTCAGACCCAGCTTCTGATTATCATCCACACCCCAAATTTGCCTCAACCAAGATTTTCTGTAAGTTAATGACAAATCTAGGCTTCTGTTCATTCAAGTGGAAACACTTGAGAGTCCACCTTGATCTCTCTTTTGCTCATAAGGAAAATTTTCTGGTTTACATTCCCATGATACCTGCAGTGTGACCATGTCTCACCATCTCTGCTGTGACTACCTTGCTTTAATTCATCTGGATTATTGAAATAACCAactgtctccctgcttccataAGTATCCTCCTACAACCTGTACTTAGAATGATAGCTGAGTGATTTTGCTGAAAGTATATTACAgtaaggagggggaaggagccaaaaacccaatagaaaaatgggaaaaatacatgaacagacaattcaccataaaagattttaaaacaacctgaaacattaaaaatgttcacaTTCACTCAAATTggacaaatgcaaattaaaaccactcaAACCATTTCTCATTGGTGAGACTGGAAAAGATCTGAGAATATGGCAACACATTCTGTTGGCAATGCTGTGAGGAAATAGACATGCttatacattgctgatgggaatacaAATTGTACAACTCTGAAGAGAAATTTGGCAATGTCAAACAAAATTTCATATGTATTAAGCTTTCAACCAATGCAGCCAGCAATTCTAAGAATCCACCTTGAAGATACGCCTCCaacaatatgaaaatacatatgcaaaagtttttaattacaGCATTTTTAATCACAAAGTATAGGAGGCAGCCCAAATGCCCATTCATAGGAAAGGGTTGAAAAAACCATAGTATGTCCACACCATGGACTACTAAGTAGCtgtaagaaaagaatgaagaacttAACTGATATGGAGTGATTTCTAAGACATgctgtaaaatgaaaacaaagtaccaaagaatatatatagcATCCTACCCCtcatataagaaaagaaatagaagaaaatacatagacatttattcatttgtacaAAAGAAACATAGGAAAGGTAAACCAAAAACTATTGACTGtctaaagggaagagaaagaggagaaggggagtgggTTAACAGGGATGAAGTACAATAACCTGTCTCTGATGATATTTCTTTGTCCATAGCTCTGACTCAGAATCATAGAAGTGTTTTTGAATACCCTTTACATACTCCCGGATAAACAAATGATTAAAACGGAAAAAGAAATAGGGGAACCCAAAAGGGAATGCAAATACTaacaaatgaaagcatatatTACAAAAGAATAGCATGAGCACACTTAAGGGAATGGGAAAGAAAGCTAACCTAAGTGACTTAGGAAGCGGTATCTTCACCAGGCACTGAAAAGCCAAAGGCTTAAGTGCTGTAATCTACTTGGTAAAAGTGTTTCCCACAGGGGTATGAGTTAGCAATCCTGACACTACCTTTAGTTGTGTACTAGAATTGAACaaataagtacatatatattGTAGATAATGAGAGActggtttctcactgttggaagatataaggaaaggaggaaggcTAAAATAAACCCTGTGGTATTGGATTAGAATAAGAGGCATTAGTATAAACtaaggtttttaaatatatattcaggcAGATAATACACACATGGGTGTATGTGTGggttatacatacatatatacactcaTATGCTTCCTAACTTTGTTTGCTGAGATGGCCTAGAAGCAGTGACACTCCAGAACAATGAGCACACCTAAcaccaaatcttggtttctaaaccCCATTCTTCAAATaaagaaccagggctccttgtAGAAGTGGATTCCAGGACAGGCaagaaaaatacaagatgagcTTGGAACATCTTGTGATGTCAGAAGGTAAGGAAATGCCCCCCAAAAGATGGGGGAGTACTTGAAAATGAGCCAATTTGAAGGATCTTCTAAAGGCCAAAACTGGAATAACTTGAACAATGAATAATGatggtatttgacttttttttcta
Proteins encoded in this region:
- the LRIF1 gene encoding ligand-dependent nuclear receptor-interacting factor 1 isoform X3, with the translated sequence MASTLEKVTQERNDKNHSQGGSNKASYLKNDAEFKKIFGLTKDLRVCLTRIPDHLGSGEGFDSFSSLVKSDTYKETELIVKEEKKKQGFDKKRKAKTVKKMDHTKKRKTESVYNTAINGGTNVNNSQLVNTILPTSDVSRHNILTSRNKTREEKRTEVERYTPENQEKGTLSSNAAFEQSHSFNKNYTEDIFPMTPPELEETIRDEKIRRLKQVLREKEAALEEMRKKMHQK